A region of Vigna radiata var. radiata cultivar VC1973A chromosome 10, Vradiata_ver6, whole genome shotgun sequence DNA encodes the following proteins:
- the LOC106775516 gene encoding squamosa promoter-binding protein 1: MDESWSEGKRRMNYKEEEDDDYEEEEEEEGSEYGEDGRKKRVVTNKRGSKAGGSMPPSCQVDGCNADLSDAKPYHRRHKVCEYHAKAPAVLIAEQHQRFCQQCSRFHELSEFDESKRSCRRRLAGHNERRRKNASEYGH; encoded by the exons ATGGATGAAAGTTGGAGTGAGGGGAAAAGGAGAATGAATTacaaggaggaagaagatgatgattatgaggaggaggaagaggaggagggaAGTGAGTACGGAGAGGACGGTAGGAAGAAGAGGGTGGTGACTAACAAGAGAGGCTCCAAAGCTGGAGGCTCAATGCCACCTTCATGTCAAGTTGATGGTTGTAATGCTGATCTCAGTGATGCTAAGCCCTACCACAGGCGTCACAAGGTTTGTGAGTACCATGCCAAGGCTCCTGCAGTGCTCATTGCAGAGCAGCATCAACGGTTTTGCCAACAATGCAGTAG GTTTCATGAGCTATCAGAATTTGATGAATCAAAAAGGAGTTGTAGAAGGCGTTTGGCTGGACATAATGAAAGGCGTCGCAAGAATGCATCTGAATATGGGCATTGA